From Draconibacterium halophilum, one genomic window encodes:
- a CDS encoding FKBP-type peptidyl-prolyl cis-trans isomerase, with translation MADFELKDDLQKFSYALGMSISANLIQSGVKTVHPSAFITAVQDVFSGVPPRLKPEEANQILESFMAESQAADGSKNLEEGTAFLAENSKKEGVIELPSGLQYEVINEGEGEIPTASNQVKCHYHGTLIDGTVFDSSVERNDPAVFPVNGVIPGWVEALQLMSVGSKWKLYIPANLAYGPNGAGGVIGPNATLIFKVELLEIVE, from the coding sequence ATGGCAGATTTCGAATTAAAAGACGATTTACAAAAATTTAGTTATGCACTAGGAATGAGTATTTCTGCAAATCTCATCCAGTCGGGAGTAAAAACCGTTCATCCATCCGCTTTTATTACAGCTGTACAGGATGTTTTCTCAGGCGTTCCGCCAAGATTAAAACCTGAAGAAGCCAACCAGATTCTTGAGTCATTTATGGCCGAGTCGCAAGCTGCTGATGGGAGCAAAAACCTGGAAGAAGGCACAGCCTTTTTAGCTGAAAACAGCAAAAAAGAAGGCGTAATTGAATTACCCAGCGGATTACAATACGAAGTAATAAATGAAGGAGAAGGAGAGATTCCAACAGCCAGCAACCAGGTAAAATGTCATTACCACGGAACGCTGATTGATGGTACTGTTTTCGATAGTTCGGTAGAACGTAATGATCCCGCTGTTTTTCCGGTTAACGGAGTAATACCGGGTTGGGTTGAGGCATTGCAATTAATGTCGGTTGGCTCAAAATGGAAATTATATATTCCTGCAAACCTGGCTTACGGACCAAATGGTGCCGGCGGTGTAATCGGGCCAAACGCTACACTTATTTTCAAGGTAGAATTATTAGAAATTGTAGAATAG
- a CDS encoding FKBP-type peptidyl-prolyl cis-trans isomerase: MKNSIIYVFAVALIVAATSCQQGGPATVKLETSADSVSYAIGVLVGANNKQQLETAPGSSDMNLEAMAAAFRAATLGEEVEIAEADANAIVQSYFQNASEREAQANLEEGNKFLEENKAREEVATTESGLQYEVLTEGTGEKPGATDRVRVHYHGTLIDGTVFDSSVENGEPVVFGVNQVIPGWTEALQLMPVGSKWKVYIPAELGYGPRGAGGDIGPNEALIFEVELLEIVEEE; encoded by the coding sequence ATGAAGAATAGTATTATTTATGTTTTTGCAGTAGCATTGATTGTTGCTGCAACTTCTTGCCAACAAGGTGGTCCGGCAACTGTAAAACTGGAAACCAGTGCCGACTCAGTAAGTTACGCAATTGGTGTTTTAGTTGGAGCAAATAACAAACAACAACTTGAAACAGCACCAGGGAGTTCCGATATGAACCTTGAAGCTATGGCTGCAGCATTCCGTGCCGCAACATTAGGCGAAGAGGTAGAAATTGCAGAAGCTGATGCAAATGCAATTGTACAGAGTTACTTCCAGAACGCCAGCGAGCGTGAAGCTCAGGCAAACCTTGAAGAAGGCAACAAATTTTTGGAAGAGAACAAAGCACGTGAAGAGGTGGCTACTACCGAAAGCGGTTTACAATATGAAGTACTTACTGAAGGTACGGGTGAAAAACCAGGTGCAACTGATAGAGTACGTGTACATTACCACGGTACTTTAATTGATGGTACTGTTTTCGACAGCTCTGTTGAAAATGGCGAACCTGTTGTATTTGGTGTAAACCAGGTAATTCCGGGTTGGACTGAAGCATTACAACTAATGCCTGTAGGATCAAAATGGAAAGTTTATATCCCTGCCGAATTGGGTTACGGCCCACGTGGTGCTGGCGGCGACATTGGTCCTAATGAAGCCTTAATTTTTGAAGTAGAATTACTGGAAATTGTAGAAGAAGAATAA
- a CDS encoding DUF3127 domain-containing protein, which produces MALSVKGKVEQILEPQSGVSRAGKEWNKQEFVIETDEQYPRKVCFTLFGDKVDLIKGLASGEDIEVSFNLESREYNGRWFHNINAWKIDKVSADGNLPEPPPEFGMDDVPPEPSDDSAGDLPF; this is translated from the coding sequence ATGGCTTTAAGCGTAAAAGGAAAAGTTGAGCAGATTTTAGAACCCCAATCGGGAGTGAGCCGTGCAGGGAAAGAGTGGAATAAGCAGGAATTTGTAATTGAAACGGACGAACAGTACCCACGCAAGGTATGTTTTACTTTGTTTGGCGATAAGGTTGATCTGATTAAGGGATTAGCCTCCGGCGAAGATATTGAGGTTTCATTTAATTTGGAATCGCGCGAATACAACGGACGCTGGTTTCACAATATTAATGCGTGGAAAATTGATAAAGTAAGTGCCGACGGGAACTTGCCGGAGCCTCCTCCGGAGTTTGGTATGGATGATGTTCCTCCGGAACCATCCGACGACTCGGCAGGTGATTTACCGTTTTAA
- the yaaA gene encoding peroxide stress protein YaaA, producing the protein MLIVISPAKSLDYKTPPITTTYTLPDMLDESEKLLPKLRKMKPKELSELMGISANLGQLNYDRFQTWHQPFTPENAKQAVLAFNGDVFQGLEADTLSEEQLLKLQTKLRILSGLYGVLRPLDLMQPYRLEMGTKLKVQRSSNLYAFWKKKITSKVQEAIDESGSNVLLNLASNEYYKSIDTKKLDAEIVTPQFKDMKNGKYKMISFFAKKARGLMTRFIVENDIDNVDDLQTFDSEGYVFNPRLSKPGNPVFTRG; encoded by the coding sequence ATGCTAATAGTAATATCACCAGCCAAATCGCTGGATTATAAAACACCACCGATAACCACAACTTATACGCTACCCGACATGCTCGACGAATCGGAAAAGCTACTTCCGAAACTACGAAAAATGAAACCTAAAGAACTTTCGGAGTTAATGGGGATTTCGGCCAATCTGGGGCAATTAAATTACGATCGTTTTCAAACCTGGCACCAGCCATTTACGCCCGAAAACGCCAAACAGGCGGTTCTGGCGTTTAACGGCGATGTTTTTCAGGGGCTGGAAGCCGATACACTCAGCGAGGAGCAATTGTTGAAATTGCAGACGAAGTTGAGGATACTTAGCGGCCTTTACGGTGTGTTACGTCCGCTCGACCTAATGCAACCCTACCGGCTCGAGATGGGAACAAAACTGAAAGTTCAGCGCTCTTCCAATTTGTATGCTTTCTGGAAAAAGAAAATCACTTCAAAAGTACAGGAGGCAATTGATGAATCGGGGAGTAATGTTTTGCTTAACCTGGCATCAAACGAATATTATAAAAGTATTGATACCAAAAAGTTGGATGCCGAGATTGTGACACCTCAGTTTAAAGATATGAAAAACGGGAAGTATAAAATGATCTCGTTTTTTGCCAAGAAAGCACGCGGACTGATGACTCGTTTTATTGTTGAAAATGATATTGACAATGTGGACGATCTGCAGACGTTTGATTCTGAGGGCTATGTCTTTAATCCACGTTTATCGAAGCCCGGCAACCCTGTTTTTACGCGTGGGTAA
- a CDS encoding class I SAM-dependent methyltransferase, giving the protein MDRKKHWEEIYKSKNTAEVSWFQASPTTSLQFVKEFNLPLSARIIDVGGGDSFMVDRLLEMGYRNITVLDISETAIRKAKERLGEKAKKVKWIVADAATFQPTEKYDLWHDRAAFHFLTGKQEISNYVDTISSYVKPGGYLVLGTFSEQGPTKCSGIEIQQYSESTMTGLLKTFFNKIRCISVDHKTPSNSLQNFIFCSFRRLAV; this is encoded by the coding sequence ATGGACCGAAAAAAGCATTGGGAAGAGATCTACAAAAGTAAGAACACCGCTGAGGTGAGCTGGTTTCAGGCTTCACCAACAACATCGCTACAATTTGTTAAGGAGTTTAACTTGCCGCTGTCGGCCCGAATTATTGATGTGGGAGGCGGCGATAGTTTTATGGTAGATCGTTTATTGGAAATGGGCTACCGCAACATTACCGTGCTCGATATTTCGGAAACGGCCATCCGGAAAGCAAAGGAGCGGTTGGGCGAAAAGGCCAAAAAAGTTAAATGGATTGTTGCCGATGCAGCGACATTTCAACCCACCGAAAAGTACGACCTGTGGCACGACCGCGCTGCCTTTCATTTTTTAACCGGAAAGCAGGAGATCAGCAATTATGTAGATACTATTAGCTCGTATGTAAAACCGGGTGGCTACCTGGTTTTGGGAACTTTCTCGGAGCAGGGGCCAACAAAATGCAGCGGAATTGAAATTCAACAATATTCGGAATCTACTATGACGGGATTATTAAAAACATTCTTTAATAAGATAAGGTGCATTTCTGTCGATCATAAAACACCGTCCAATTCGTTACAGAACTTTATTTTTTGCAGTTTTAGGAGGTTGGCGGTGTAA
- a CDS encoding ATP-binding protein, with protein sequence MDSNSERLENIIDAIMKVARGDYSVQVAVSNDYDQVDALAMGINMMIDDLKLKEQTDRENEQIKKLNKELKAAKIKAEESERLKMAFLANMSHEIRTPMNGIIGFADVLKNNSLSRESQREYLDLIEKSGNRMLDLISDIVEISRIESQIVSKNIARVTINDKLNNLFRFFNHEAVNKGIQLKMHKGLSDDEAIVDTDYRKLDAILTNLIKNALKYTQRGAIEFGYKLKNVENHAVLEFFVSDTGMGIPKEYITHIFDRFTRSRVAESHLIEGTGLGLAISKAYVEILNGNIWVESEEGKGSVFYFTLPVGGNSQIGELVKTQKQHVDCDFTSRNFKVMVVEDDPTAEYLLKVLLERLTENILFARDGKEAIELYHSNPDIDLILMDISIPIIRGDEVIKMIRKTNKEVPIIAQTAFALDGDKERFIEIGCNDYISKPIMKDELIRIVQKYVSEVALPEIS encoded by the coding sequence ATGGATAGTAATAGCGAAAGGTTAGAGAATATAATTGATGCAATAATGAAAGTTGCCCGGGGCGACTATTCTGTGCAGGTAGCGGTTTCGAATGATTACGATCAAGTTGATGCTCTGGCGATGGGGATCAATATGATGATTGATGACTTGAAACTAAAAGAACAAACCGATAGAGAAAATGAGCAGATAAAGAAATTGAATAAGGAGCTGAAAGCTGCCAAGATTAAAGCCGAAGAAAGTGAACGTTTAAAAATGGCGTTTCTAGCCAATATGAGTCATGAAATTCGCACCCCGATGAACGGGATTATTGGATTTGCCGATGTGCTAAAAAATAATAGTCTTTCGAGAGAAAGTCAACGGGAATATCTTGACCTTATAGAAAAGAGCGGCAACCGGATGCTTGACTTAATCAGTGATATTGTTGAAATTTCAAGAATTGAATCGCAAATTGTTTCTAAAAATATTGCCAGGGTTACAATTAATGATAAACTGAATAATTTGTTTCGTTTTTTTAATCATGAAGCGGTAAACAAAGGGATTCAGCTTAAAATGCACAAAGGCTTGTCGGATGACGAGGCAATCGTTGATACCGACTACAGGAAATTGGATGCCATTTTGACAAATTTGATTAAAAATGCACTGAAATATACCCAACGCGGCGCGATAGAATTTGGTTACAAGTTGAAAAATGTTGAGAACCACGCAGTATTGGAATTTTTTGTCAGCGATACCGGAATGGGAATTCCAAAAGAATATATCACGCATATTTTTGATCGATTTACCCGAAGCAGGGTTGCAGAGAGTCATTTAATTGAAGGAACCGGGCTAGGCCTGGCTATCAGTAAAGCTTATGTTGAAATATTAAATGGAAATATCTGGGTAGAAAGTGAAGAAGGTAAAGGATCGGTGTTTTATTTTACTTTGCCCGTGGGGGGAAATAGCCAAATTGGCGAATTGGTAAAAACGCAAAAACAGCATGTTGATTGCGATTTTACTTCCAGAAATTTTAAAGTTATGGTAGTAGAAGATGACCCGACTGCCGAATACCTGCTGAAAGTATTATTAGAAAGATTAACTGAAAACATTCTTTTTGCACGCGATGGCAAAGAAGCAATCGAATTATATCACAGCAACCCTGATATAGACCTTATATTGATGGATATTTCTATTCCGATAATAAGAGGTGATGAGGTGATAAAAATGATCCGAAAAACGAATAAAGAAGTTCCCATAATCGCCCAAACTGCTTTTGCTCTGGACGGTGATAAAGAGAGATTCATTGAAATTGGCTGTAATGATTACATCTCGAAACCGATAATGAAGGATGAATTGATAAGGATTGTTCAGAAATATGTAAGCGAAGTTGCACTTCCCGAGATTTCATAG
- a CDS encoding DUF7793 family protein, with product MENSEGTEYQVGGDIVRLRKNNIIHVIAKGLQSNELAVEMKKLCLDLNAQMEGKCNYLINVNECGKNEPGAREIWKELGDHDNTHKAAIYGMNPVARLIANFVIGSYSKHNMRFFKSEEEAIDWLLNEKD from the coding sequence ATGGAGAATTCAGAGGGAACTGAATATCAGGTTGGGGGAGATATTGTTCGTCTTCGTAAAAATAATATTATACATGTTATAGCGAAAGGACTTCAAAGCAATGAGTTAGCTGTTGAGATGAAAAAACTCTGCCTGGATTTGAATGCGCAAATGGAAGGGAAATGCAACTATCTTATCAATGTTAACGAGTGTGGCAAAAATGAACCCGGCGCCCGTGAAATTTGGAAAGAATTGGGAGATCATGATAATACGCACAAAGCGGCGATTTATGGAATGAATCCTGTTGCGAGGTTGATCGCCAATTTTGTGATCGGCTCATACAGTAAGCATAACATGCGTTTTTTTAAAAGCGAGGAAGAAGCTATTGATTGGCTACTTAATGAGAAAGATTAA
- a CDS encoding alpha-galactosidase, whose product MRRIYLLTIVLLLSAVVYAQEAIIPISTNNNLMLLQTSRDGRLNTVYFGEPLANESEYAAVARGYSLSDNNSAINNATYTTSGTWNLVEPAIEVIQSDGNTSLELKYVSHTAETTSDNAVLTTIVLEDVQYHFQVKLFYKAWTNENVIEQWTEIKHNQKDAVTLKKFASANLFFTGNEFYLTSFGNEWAKEMQRNEEKLTRGIKSIDSKLGTRAHLLQSPNFILSFDGKAAENNGTVLLGQLAWSSNFRYDFEVDPQGNIRFIAGINPFASEYELQPGEVFKTPGLVYVVSHNGTGEASRNLHSWARDYRVLDGNGERLTLLNNWEATYFDFDEDKLTALFKDAKELGVDLFLLDDGWFANKYPRNGDTAGLGDWQENKKKLPHGIGYLVEEATKEGIKFGIWIEPEMVNPKSELYENHIDWVIRQPERPEKYFRNQLVLDLSNPEVQDFVFGVVDKLLSENPELAFIKWDCNSVIYNAHSAYLEKEGIPQTHIYIEYTKGLYNLMERVREKFPKVPIMMCSGGGGRGDYELFKYFTEFWPSDDTDPLERVFMQWNYSYFFPSIVTDCHVTDWSDLPLKYRVDVASMGKLGFDIVAHELSENDLKFAKQAVQNYHSFKDLVWHGDQYRLVNPYENDFASLMYVNKEKSRAVVFNYLSNFRYKQTASVLPVKFAGLDPAKKYTVKELNVYPGRRSWIDAEKVYSGDFLMKVGINPHITLRSTSVVLEVNEVE is encoded by the coding sequence ATGAGAAGGATATATCTGTTGACGATCGTTTTATTGCTGTCTGCCGTTGTTTATGCGCAGGAGGCGATCATTCCCATTTCAACCAACAATAACCTGATGTTGCTGCAAACATCGCGCGACGGCCGTTTAAATACCGTGTATTTTGGCGAACCGCTGGCCAATGAATCGGAGTATGCTGCGGTGGCACGAGGCTACAGTTTGAGCGATAACAACAGTGCAATTAACAATGCCACATACACCACATCCGGAACCTGGAACCTGGTTGAACCCGCCATTGAGGTGATTCAAAGTGATGGCAACACGTCGCTGGAGTTGAAATACGTGAGCCACACTGCCGAAACGACTTCGGATAATGCGGTGCTGACGACCATTGTGTTGGAAGATGTACAATACCATTTTCAGGTGAAGCTGTTTTACAAGGCGTGGACCAACGAGAATGTGATTGAACAATGGACCGAGATAAAACACAACCAAAAAGATGCTGTAACGCTGAAAAAGTTTGCGTCGGCAAACCTGTTTTTTACCGGCAACGAGTTTTACCTCACCAGCTTCGGTAACGAGTGGGCAAAAGAAATGCAGCGCAACGAGGAGAAATTGACCCGCGGTATAAAGTCGATCGATTCGAAATTGGGAACACGCGCCCATTTGCTGCAGTCGCCCAATTTTATTCTTTCGTTTGATGGCAAAGCTGCCGAAAACAACGGAACAGTGCTGTTGGGGCAGCTGGCGTGGAGCTCGAACTTTCGTTACGATTTTGAGGTAGATCCGCAGGGCAACATTCGGTTTATTGCAGGTATCAATCCGTTTGCGTCGGAATATGAATTGCAGCCGGGCGAGGTGTTCAAAACACCGGGATTGGTTTATGTGGTGTCGCACAACGGAACCGGCGAAGCCAGCCGAAACCTGCACAGCTGGGCACGCGATTACCGCGTTCTGGACGGCAACGGTGAACGCCTGACACTGCTGAACAACTGGGAGGCTACTTACTTTGATTTTGATGAAGACAAACTGACTGCCCTGTTTAAAGATGCCAAAGAACTGGGTGTTGATCTGTTTCTGCTCGATGATGGCTGGTTTGCCAACAAGTACCCGCGCAACGGCGACACCGCCGGTTTGGGCGACTGGCAGGAAAACAAAAAGAAACTGCCACACGGAATTGGTTACCTGGTAGAAGAAGCCACAAAAGAGGGCATAAAATTCGGTATCTGGATTGAGCCCGAAATGGTAAATCCGAAAAGTGAATTGTACGAGAACCATATCGATTGGGTGATTCGTCAGCCCGAGCGCCCCGAGAAATATTTCCGCAACCAGCTGGTGTTGGATCTTTCGAATCCCGAGGTGCAGGACTTTGTTTTTGGAGTGGTAGATAAGCTGCTTTCTGAAAACCCGGAGCTGGCATTTATTAAGTGGGATTGCAACTCGGTAATTTACAATGCGCATTCGGCTTATCTCGAAAAGGAAGGTATTCCGCAAACTCATATTTACATCGAATACACCAAAGGCCTGTACAATTTGATGGAGCGCGTACGCGAGAAATTCCCGAAGGTACCGATTATGATGTGCTCGGGTGGTGGCGGCCGCGGCGATTACGAGCTGTTTAAATACTTCACCGAATTTTGGCCCAGCGACGATACCGATCCGCTGGAGCGCGTGTTTATGCAGTGGAATTATTCGTATTTCTTCCCGTCGATTGTTACCGATTGCCATGTAACCGACTGGAGCGATCTTCCGCTAAAATACCGCGTTGATGTGGCCAGCATGGGAAAACTGGGTTTCGACATTGTGGCTCACGAGCTCAGCGAAAACGATCTGAAATTTGCCAAACAGGCCGTGCAGAATTACCACTCGTTTAAAGATTTGGTGTGGCATGGCGACCAGTATCGTTTGGTAAATCCGTACGAAAACGACTTTGCCTCGCTGATGTATGTAAACAAGGAGAAGAGCAGGGCAGTGGTGTTTAACTACCTGTCGAATTTCAGGTACAAACAAACGGCATCTGTGCTTCCGGTTAAGTTTGCCGGCCTCGATCCTGCCAAAAAATACACCGTAAAAGAACTGAACGTTTACCCGGGACGCCGCTCGTGGATTGATGCCGAAAAAGTGTACTCCGGCGATTTCCTGATGAAAGTGGGTATTAATCCACATATAACGCTACGCAGCACCAGCGTGGTGTTGGAGGTGAATGAGGTGGAATAA
- a CDS encoding DUF6261 family protein, with product MEKLHSIILYKLSITEHQAFMQSVKETAAKFPPVQLNIEKEFPRFLVALDALALAITGQRGSAITSELLTLDRHRLKTYSAIRGRLKNTLSSPFEAEREAAKTLHFRLMQRGQIRRKNYAGKTVSIKFLCNNLLDEKHFPLCQQLQITTWIEALREQNKLFHEKENQRSTDYATRRAGKVADARQAIDAVYNEMVARINATVTIGSATPEAEQFIRSVNKKIKQVKALKAWRRSMRAGKKRREAEKRLEDERLVTGH from the coding sequence ATGGAAAAACTTCATTCAATAATCCTCTACAAACTTTCGATTACCGAGCACCAGGCATTTATGCAATCCGTAAAAGAAACAGCAGCTAAATTCCCGCCCGTGCAGCTGAATATAGAAAAAGAGTTCCCCCGGTTTCTGGTGGCACTTGATGCGCTGGCACTTGCTATCACTGGGCAACGGGGAAGTGCGATAACATCAGAGCTGCTGACCCTCGACCGGCACCGCTTAAAAACCTACAGCGCCATTCGCGGACGATTGAAAAACACCCTCTCGAGCCCTTTTGAGGCAGAACGCGAGGCAGCCAAAACATTACATTTCAGGTTGATGCAACGTGGCCAGATACGCCGGAAAAATTATGCGGGGAAAACGGTATCCATAAAATTCCTGTGTAACAATTTGCTTGATGAAAAGCATTTTCCGCTATGCCAACAACTGCAAATTACCACATGGATTGAAGCTTTGCGCGAACAAAACAAGCTGTTTCATGAGAAAGAAAACCAGCGGAGCACCGATTATGCAACACGCCGCGCAGGAAAAGTGGCCGATGCGCGGCAGGCTATCGATGCCGTTTATAACGAAATGGTAGCGCGTATAAATGCAACGGTTACCATTGGCAGTGCCACTCCCGAAGCAGAGCAGTTTATCCGCTCGGTGAATAAAAAAATAAAACAGGTGAAAGCCTTAAAAGCCTGGCGACGCAGTATGCGGGCTGGTAAAAAGCGGCGCGAGGCGGAGAAGAGGTTGGAGGATGAGAGACTGGTCACTGGGCATTAG
- a CDS encoding ammonia-forming cytochrome c nitrite reductase subunit c552, translating into MNFHKSQLIVVVAVMLTAISCKQKPKEVSNEFTGSASCIECHENFYKLWEPSYHAQAMMPINAEFMEEHQLPDSEPVEVEGHLFQVEFKDSTIVMYERDGDNLVATYDVIWAMGGHNVYTFLTPFENGKLQNIPLAFDANRKEWFNYPMAGMRHFGDDFPEDEALPWKDDMFAFNTGCYSCHISQLSTNFDLETDTYHTTWKEPGINCETCHGPASEHVRIFKNLKEGEEAKELGLISTNVFTQEQHTASCAPCHAKMNPITPSYMPGDKFFDNYNLTTLEDRDFYPDGRSLGENYTMTEWMMNPCVEDSELHCVTCHTSSGRDRNKDNPNQACLKCHNNRTEDLETHTGHPASAGLTCLSCHMPKREFVGRFLRSDHSFRPPMPEATIKFGSPNACNQCHKDKSPEWANKIVKARPNGDYQEETLRWAQLIKEARDMEWKNVDKMFEYIRNPKTDDVVANSLIRLLNNYADASKADVLIDALNNESELVRSSAAYGLGGILTDEVKTALLKACQDDIRLVRIQAANAILTFPQDEFTAEEQTIIAAAEKEYVTSMTSRQDNWSNHYNLGLYHQNKGEATEALNSYETAARLYPPSVLPLINSSVLYSYIGNNEKAEENLKKVLEYEPKNEAANLNLGLLLAEQGRMDEAEKALKTALETNPENQPVAAKNLSVIVAQRGDLAGAVKYAEMAWKARPENPDYGYTLAYYQVQNGQTSVAKKTLEKVISTSPNTFRQQATWHKSTCRKATKTKHCNCIKMH; encoded by the coding sequence ATGAATTTCCATAAATCTCAATTAATAGTTGTTGTTGCAGTAATGCTAACGGCAATCTCCTGTAAACAAAAACCAAAAGAGGTAAGTAACGAATTCACCGGATCGGCAAGTTGTATCGAATGTCACGAGAACTTCTACAAGCTTTGGGAACCATCATATCATGCGCAGGCTATGATGCCAATTAATGCGGAATTTATGGAAGAACATCAGTTGCCCGATAGCGAACCTGTTGAGGTGGAAGGACATCTGTTTCAGGTGGAGTTTAAAGACTCAACAATAGTGATGTACGAGCGAGATGGAGATAATTTGGTCGCTACCTACGATGTAATCTGGGCCATGGGCGGGCATAATGTGTATACTTTTCTTACCCCATTTGAGAATGGGAAACTCCAGAATATTCCACTGGCTTTTGATGCGAATCGCAAGGAATGGTTCAATTATCCTATGGCAGGTATGCGTCATTTTGGAGATGATTTCCCCGAGGATGAAGCATTGCCGTGGAAAGACGATATGTTTGCATTTAATACCGGTTGCTACAGCTGCCACATTAGTCAGTTGAGCACCAATTTTGATTTGGAAACCGACACGTATCATACTACCTGGAAAGAACCCGGTATTAATTGCGAAACTTGCCACGGACCGGCAAGCGAGCACGTACGTATATTTAAAAATCTGAAAGAAGGCGAAGAAGCAAAAGAACTGGGATTGATAAGCACAAACGTGTTTACACAGGAACAACATACCGCATCATGTGCTCCCTGCCATGCCAAAATGAATCCGATTACGCCAAGTTATATGCCCGGCGATAAGTTCTTTGATAATTACAACCTGACAACGCTTGAGGATCGTGATTTTTATCCCGATGGCCGTTCGCTGGGAGAAAATTATACCATGACCGAATGGATGATGAATCCTTGTGTTGAGGACAGCGAACTACATTGTGTTACCTGCCACACATCAAGTGGCCGCGACCGCAATAAGGACAACCCCAACCAGGCATGTTTGAAATGCCATAATAACCGCACCGAAGATCTGGAAACACATACCGGGCATCCGGCTTCGGCAGGGCTAACCTGCTTGAGCTGCCACATGCCAAAACGCGAATTTGTTGGCCGCTTCCTGCGCAGCGATCACTCGTTTCGCCCGCCAATGCCCGAGGCGACCATAAAGTTTGGTTCGCCAAATGCCTGTAACCAGTGTCATAAAGATAAATCGCCCGAGTGGGCCAATAAAATTGTAAAGGCGCGCCCCAACGGCGATTACCAGGAAGAAACCCTGCGATGGGCACAACTGATAAAGGAAGCCCGCGATATGGAGTGGAAAAATGTGGATAAGATGTTTGAGTACATCCGCAACCCTAAAACCGATGATGTAGTGGCTAATTCGCTTATCCGTTTGTTGAATAATTACGCGGATGCATCGAAAGCCGATGTGCTGATCGATGCGCTGAATAACGAATCGGAACTGGTGCGCTCGTCGGCAGCATACGGTTTGGGAGGAATTCTTACCGATGAGGTGAAAACGGCCCTGCTGAAAGCTTGTCAGGATGATATTCGTTTGGTGCGCATACAGGCCGCCAATGCTATTTTAACTTTTCCACAGGATGAGTTTACCGCTGAAGAACAAACAATAATTGCCGCTGCCGAAAAAGAATACGTAACATCGATGACGTCGCGCCAGGATAACTGGAGCAATCACTACAACCTCGGCTTGTACCATCAGAACAAAGGTGAGGCAACCGAGGCGCTGAATTCGTACGAAACAGCAGCGCGTTTATATCCACCGTCGGTATTGCCGCTAATCAACAGCAGTGTGTTGTATTCGTATATCGGCAATAACGAAAAAGCCGAAGAGAATCTGAAGAAAGTGTTGGAGTACGAGCCAAAGAACGAAGCTGCCAATCTGAATCTGGGACTGTTGCTGGCCGAGCAGGGGCGTATGGACGAAGCCGAAAAAGCATTAAAAACAGCTTTGGAGACGAATCCGGAAAATCAACCTGTGGCCGCCAAAAACCTGAGTGTAATAGTGGCACAGCGCGGCGATCTGGCCGGAGCTGTAAAGTATGCAGAAATGGCCTGGAAAGCGCGTCCCGAAAATCCTGATTACGGATACACGCTGGCGTACTACCAGGTGCAGAACGGACAGACTTCAGTTGCCAAAAAAACCCTGGAGAAAGTGATCAGCACCTCCCCGAATACCTTTCGGCAACAGGCTACCTGGCACAAATCTACCTGCAGGAAGGCAACAAAGACAAAGCATTGCAACTGTATAAAAATGCATTGA